The following coding sequences are from one Nicotiana tomentosiformis chromosome 3, ASM39032v3, whole genome shotgun sequence window:
- the LOC104088859 gene encoding geranylgeranyl transferase type-2 subunit beta 1 isoform X2, with protein sequence MKLFHGSCSANTNLVDLVVILDMIRTCCIHLVLFKSWRYVIKYMFLTLIRCRVPDIAALQNEDGSFSGDIWGEVDTRFSYIAILSLALMHQLDKVDVGKAVKYILSCKNVDGGFGCTPGAESHAEQIFCCVAALAITGSLHHVDKDLLGWWLCERQVKSGGLNGRPEKLPDVCYSWWVLSSLIMIDRVHWIDKGKLVKFILDCQDKENGGISDRPDDAVDVFHTYFGVAGLSLLEYPGIKPIDPAYALPVDVVNRVILGR encoded by the exons ATGAAGTTATTTCATGGGTCATGCAGTGCCAACACGAATCTG GTGGATTTGGTGGTAATATTGGACATGATCCGCACGTGCTGTATACACTTAGTGCTATTCAAGTCTTGGCGTTATGTGATAAAATACATGTTCTTGACATTGATAAGGTGTCGAGTT CCAGATATTGCAGCCCTGCAAAATGAAGATGGATCCTTTTCTGGTGACATATGGGGTGAAGTCGATACACG GTTCTCTTACATTGCGATCCTTTCACTCGCATTGATGCATCAGTTAGATAAGGTTGATGTTGGAAAAGCAGTGAAATATATTTTAAGTTGCAAGAATGTGGATGGTGGATTTGGATGCACACCAGGAGCAGAATCTCATGCTGAGCAAA TTTTCTGTTGCGTGGCAGCTCTCGCAATTACAGGGTCTCTACATCATGTTGATAAGGACCTCCTTGGTTGGTGGTTATGTGAAAGACAAGTCAAATCTGGAGGTCTAAATGGGCGCCCAGAGAAGCTTCCTGAT GTCTGCTACTCTTGGTGGGTTCTTTCCAGCTTAATTATGATTGACAGGGTCCATTGGATTGACAAGGGGAAGCTTGTAAAGTTTATTCTGGACTGTCAG GataaggagaatggtggaatttCAGATAGGCCAGATGATGCAGTTGATGTCTTCCATACTTACTTTGGAGTTGCTG GGCTTTCACTTCTTGAATATCCAGGAATAAAACCTATAGATCCTGCTTATGCGTTGCCTGTTGATGTTGTAAACCGAGTTATCCTTGGCAGATAA
- the LOC104088859 gene encoding geranylgeranyl transferase type-2 subunit beta 1 isoform X1, translating into MFWLQIFLEIARMGELLVEKHVKYILTVEKRKDDFESVVMEHLRLNGAYWGLTTLDIMGKLAAVEQDEVISWVMQCQHESGGFGGNIGHDPHVLYTLSAIQVLALCDKIHVLDIDKVSSYIAALQNEDGSFSGDIWGEVDTRFSYIAILSLALMHQLDKVDVGKAVKYILSCKNVDGGFGCTPGAESHAEQIFCCVAALAITGSLHHVDKDLLGWWLCERQVKSGGLNGRPEKLPDVCYSWWVLSSLIMIDRVHWIDKGKLVKFILDCQDKENGGISDRPDDAVDVFHTYFGVAGLSLLEYPGIKPIDPAYALPVDVVNRVILGR; encoded by the exons atgttctggttgcagattttcttggagatagcaag GATGGGGGAGCTGCTGGTAGAAAAACATGTAAAGTACATTTTAACAGTTGAGAAG AGGAAAGATGATTTTGAATCTGTGGTGATGGAGCATCTAAGATTAAATGGGGCATATTGGGGATTGACAACTCTGGATATCATGGGCAAGCTTGCTGCTGTGGAGCAAGATGAAGTTATTTCATGGGTCATGCAGTGCCAACACGAATCTG GTGGATTTGGTGGTAATATTGGACATGATCCGCACGTGCTGTATACACTTAGTGCTATTCAAGTCTTGGCGTTATGTGATAAAATACATGTTCTTGACATTGATAAGGTGTCGAGTT ATATTGCAGCCCTGCAAAATGAAGATGGATCCTTTTCTGGTGACATATGGGGTGAAGTCGATACACG GTTCTCTTACATTGCGATCCTTTCACTCGCATTGATGCATCAGTTAGATAAGGTTGATGTTGGAAAAGCAGTGAAATATATTTTAAGTTGCAAGAATGTGGATGGTGGATTTGGATGCACACCAGGAGCAGAATCTCATGCTGAGCAAA TTTTCTGTTGCGTGGCAGCTCTCGCAATTACAGGGTCTCTACATCATGTTGATAAGGACCTCCTTGGTTGGTGGTTATGTGAAAGACAAGTCAAATCTGGAGGTCTAAATGGGCGCCCAGAGAAGCTTCCTGAT GTCTGCTACTCTTGGTGGGTTCTTTCCAGCTTAATTATGATTGACAGGGTCCATTGGATTGACAAGGGGAAGCTTGTAAAGTTTATTCTGGACTGTCAG GataaggagaatggtggaatttCAGATAGGCCAGATGATGCAGTTGATGTCTTCCATACTTACTTTGGAGTTGCTG GGCTTTCACTTCTTGAATATCCAGGAATAAAACCTATAGATCCTGCTTATGCGTTGCCTGTTGATGTTGTAAACCGAGTTATCCTTGGCAGATAA